One genomic segment of Papaver somniferum cultivar HN1 unplaced genomic scaffold, ASM357369v1 unplaced-scaffold_6, whole genome shotgun sequence includes these proteins:
- the LOC113343529 gene encoding type I inositol polyphosphate 5-phosphatase 8-like: MRTESSSGDTMSYKSSWPKQVVRKWLNIQGGVKEFHSDYKVSEMAGTNSVVNHYDFLEESPPEKWLTETAPDSLKRPRIESDSPAPVSDPLNQRMFVGTWNAGGKCPHKGLNLKDWLLNPVPADIYVLGFQEIVPLNAGNVLGAEDDAPALKWLSLIRQALNNTEKSTELTEIPHPHKELKNFKTRISFSDLISLEDELDKEDSERHSTSSPNSDIEDETSNFWMRRKSPKNSTSSRYSLAASKQMVGIFLCVWVRTDLNQHVSNLKVSCVGRGIMGYLGNKGSVSISMTLHQTSFCFVCTHLTSGEKEGDEVRRNFDVIEILKKTKFSQSQRVSGQPFTPSPVSILEHDHTVWLGDLNYRLAFPGGDSEELLKNNDWETLLEKDQLMIEQRAGRVFKGWEEGSISFAPTYKYLDNSDQYVAQNQTSKSKEKRRIPAWCDRILWRGKGMKQMWYVRGENKFSDHRPVYSLFSVQLDSPIDGIKVQK, encoded by the exons ATGAGAACAGAGTCTTCTTCTGGTGATACCATGAGTTACAAG TCTTCTTGGCCGAAGCAAGTTGTGAGGAAATGGTTAAACATTCAGGGTGGAGTTAAAGAGTTTCATTCTGATTATAAAGTTTCTG AAATGGCTGGAACAAATTCAGTGGTAAATCATTATGATTTCTTAGAAGAATCACCACCAG AAAAATGGCTGACTGAGACTGCTCCAGATAGTTTAAAACGTCCAAGGATTGAATCAGACTCACCGGCACCGGTTTCAGACCCCTTAAACCAAAG GATGTTTGTGGGTACATGGAATGCTGGAGGAAAATGTCCCCACAAAGGGTTGAATTTAAAGGATTGGCTACTAAACCCAGTTCCTGCAGACATTTATGTACTTGG gtttcaggaaaTTGTACCATTGAATGCAGGGAATGTATTAGGTGCAGAGGACGATGCTCCCGCCTTAAAGTGGCTTTCACTTATTCGCCAGGCTCTTAATAATACTGAAAAGAGTACAGAGTTGACTGAAATTCCTCACCCGCACAAAGAACTTAAGAATTTCAAAACTAGAATTAGCTTCTCTGATCTGATATCATTAGAGGATGAATTGGATAAAGAGGATTCAGAAAGACATTCAACTTCGAGTCCAAACTCAGACATAGAGGATGAAACCTCTAATTTTTGGATGAGGCGTAAATCTCCAAAGAATAGTACTAGTAGTCGTTACAGCTTAGCTGCAAGTAAGCAAATGGTAGGCATCTTTTTGTGTGTGTGGGTTCGAACTGATCTTAACCAACATGTCAGCAATTTGAAAGTGTCGTGTGTTGGAAGAGGCATCATGGGTTATCTTGGAAATAAG GGTTCTGTATCGATCAGTATGACATTGCATCAAACAAGCTTTTGCTTTGTGTGCACCCATTTAACTTCAGGCGAGAAAGAAGGTGACGAGGTTCGGAGAAATTTTGATGTTATTGAGATATTGAAGAAAACGAAGTTCTCTCAGTCTCAGAGAGTATCTGGACAACCATTCACACCTTCCCCTGTTAGCATTCTAGAACATGA TCATACTGTTTGGCTTGGGGATTTGAATTATCGACTCGCCTTTCCTGGTGGCGACTCGGAGGAACTTCTGAAGAATAACGATTGGGAAACACTTCTCGAGAAAGACCAG CTCATGATAGAACAAAGAGCTGGCCGGGTGTTCAAAGGATGGGAAGAAGGAAGCATAAGTTTTGCCCCAACTTACAAATACCTTGATAATTCTGACCAGTACGTTGCGCAGAACCAAACATCCAAGTCCAAAGAGAAGCGAAGAATACCTGCCtg GTGTGACAGAATACTATGGAGAGGCAAAGGAATGAAGCAGATGTGGTACGTAAGAGGCGAGAACAAATTTTCGGACCATAGGCCTGTCTACTCCTTGTTCTCAGTACAACTTGACTCCCCAATTGACGGAATTAAAGTACAGAAATAA